CCGGCGAGACGGTCGGGGTCGGCACCGTGGTGGCGACCTTCCGCTCCGCGCCGCGCCCGCCGGGTGCCTCGATGCTGGTGGGCCCCGACGACACGGCCGTCGGATCGGTGTCGGGCGGCTGCGTCGAGGGCGCCGTCTACGAGCTCGCCCAGTCGGTCGTGGCGAGCGGCGTGCCGGTGCTCGAGCGCTACGGCGTCTCCGACGACGACGCCTTCGCTGTCGGCCTGACCTGCGGCGGCATCCTCGACGTCTTCGTCGAGCAGGTCTCGCGCGAGACGTTCCCCCAGCTCGGCGAGGTGGTGGCCGACATCGAGGCCGGACGCCCCGTCGCCCTCGCGACCGTGATCGAGCACCCGGACCCCGACCGGGTCGGGCGGCGGCTGGTCCTGCGGCCGGAGGGTCCGGCTCAGGGCAGCCTCGGGTCCTCGCGGGCCGATGCCGCGGTCCACGACGACGCCCTCGGACTGCTCGCCGCGGGCAGCAACGCGACCCTCACCTACGGCCCGGACGGGGAGCGGCGCGGGGAGGGGATGCGGGTGTTCGTGTGGGGGTTCGCCCCCAAGCCCCGGATGCTGGTGTTCGGGGCCATCGACTTCGCGGCCGCCGTGGCCAAGGTCGGCTCGTTCCTCGGCTACCACGTCACCGTCTGCGATGCCCGTCCCGTGTTCGCGACGACCTCGCGCTTCCCGGGCGCCGACGAGGTCGTCGTGGACTGGCCCCACCGCTACCTGCGGGCCGAGGTCGACGCCGGCCGCGTCGACCGGCGCACCGTGCTGGCGGTGCTGACCCACGACCCGAGGTTCGACGTGCCGCTGCTCGAGGTCGCGCTCCGCCTCGACGACGACGTGCGACCCGCCTACATCGGCGCCATGGGCTCGCGGCGCACCCACGAGGAGCGACTGGCTCGCCTCGTGGAGGCCGGTCTCGGCGACGCCGAGCTGTCGCTGCTGTCGTCCCCGATCGGGCTCGACCTCGGCGCGCGCACACCCGAGGAGACGGCCGTGTCGATCGCGGCGGAGATCGTGGCGCGCCAGTGGGGCGGCTCGGGCGAGCGGCTCGCGTCCACCCGGGGCCGGATCCACCACGACGACTGACCGGACCCGGCGCCCGGCCGCGCCGATTGGTCGCCCACGCGCGCCTCGCCTACTCTCGACGGGATGTTTTTGCTGCCCCCGCTCCACCACGTCCTCGTCCGCCTGAGTGCCCTGGCCGCCACCGTCGTCCTGCTGGTCGCCGGGTCGATGATCGCCGGCTCCCCGGCGCAGGCACTCGAGGAGGCACGGCCACAGGCCGCCGACCGGGTCCCGGCCGGCCGCTTCAGCATGGCCACGCTCAACCTGAAGAAGGGCATGAAGGTCCGTGGCATGCGCCACGACATCGGCCGGGTGATGCAGAGCGGCGCCTCCGTGATCGGGTTCCAGGAGCGCCTCGCCAGCCGCCCCGCGCTGCGGGCGAGCCTGCCGAAGTCGTGGACGTTGCTCATGCCCAGCGGACCCACGGGCACCGACGACAACCCGATCGCCTTCGACAAGGACGTCTGGAAGCTGCAGCGCACCCGGTCCGCCCTCCTGACCGGCACCACCTGGCGGCGCCCGCAGACCGGGCGGACGGCGCACGACCAGTACGGCGTCGTGGCGGTGCTCCGCCACCGCGTCAACGGCCACGTCGTCCGTGCCGTGAGCTTCCACCTGCCCAACCACCTCCACAACCGCCGCACCGGCGGGCCCAACTACGCCAACCGCGCCGGCGTCGAGGCCATGTGGCGGATGGCGGCGCGGGTCCGCGAGCTGAAGCAGGACGCGCCCGAGCCGCACCAGTTCGTGGCGCTGTGCGACTGCAACGTCACCGACAACCGCGACACCACCGACGACCTCGTCAAGGGGCGGATCACCAGGCCGCTGCGCCTCGAGACCAACTACAGCGCCACCGGCCGCACGGGGTCGGGCATCGACTACGTGATGGCCGAGCGCAGGGCGGACTTCCGGATCGACTCCTCCCGGACCTACCGTCACCTGGTCACCGACCACCCGGGCATCGTCGCCACGTTCACGCGCGCGCGCTGAGGCCCGTCGGCGCGGGCGTCGCACGACGACTACGGGCCGACGCCCACTCCGGCCTCCACCACCCCCTCGACGTAGCCGGCCGGACGGCCAGGCGACCTGCTCGTCGACCCGGCGACCGAGCGCCAGTGCCGCCTCCATGTGTCGCGGCTGTCGCCGACAGCGACGTGATCGACGCTCGGGAGACGCTCGCCGACGGCGCGTGCCAGCCGAACGCCCTGCGGGGACAGGTGCGGGCCGGTCTCCGTGGTCGGGTGCCACTGCGGGTGAGGGAGTGTCGCGGGACGATCAGGGACGTCATCCAGTCGGACTGGACGGCGTCGGAGCGGTCGCGCAGGCGGTCGTCCAGCGAGCACGGCACGGAGGTCGTTCGGTGCGCTGACTGGGTGTGTCCCTCGCTCAGGCGCCTCTGGGACCCGTATGCCGTAGCCCTACATCATGCTGATCACATCACCGGCGACCGCGATGTCCAGACCGTGTGAGTCCTCGCCAGAGGGTGTGGCTTTGTCCGCACCCGATGGACTCTCCGCAGCAAAGTACGCACCATCCGGGTAGTCCCCGAGGTACTTCGGGTGGGAGGCATCATCGTCGCTGCTACGCACTGACCCATCTCACCTCGGCACGGCTTCCGGATCTCGGTGCGGGCTCAGGCGGTCAATGCAACACCTCGGCTAGTGCTTGCGATGGTGTCTTGAACCCGAGGGTCTGTCGAGGTCTGTCGTTGAGCTCGAGTGCGATGGCGTCGAGGTCGACTTGGGTGAGGGTCTTGAAGTCGACCCGCCGCGGCAGGTACTGACGTAGAAGGCCGTTGGTGTTCTCGTTGCTCCCGCGCTGCCACGGTGACTTGGGGTCACAGAAGTAGACCTGGATCCCGGTCTCGTTGGTGAAGCGTTTGTGCTCGGCCATCTCGTGGCCCTGGTCCCAGGTCAGCGACTTGGCCAGCTGTGCAGGTAGGTGCGCGACGGCGGCGGCCAGGGCGTCAGCGACGACGTCGGCCTTGTGGCTGCCGCCGGGTAGTCCGACGAGCAGCAGGTAGCGAGTAGAGCGTTCGACCAAGGTGGCCACTGGGCTCATCTGCTTGCCGAAGACCAGGTCGCCCTCCCAGTGTCCGGGCACCGCACGGTCCTCGGCTTCAGCGGGACGCTCACTGATGTTCACGATCCCCGGCCGCCCGCCTCGACCGTCGGGGAGCCGGACCCCGTGCACGCGTCGGATCACCCGACCGGTGCGCAGGTAGGCGGTCAGCTCCTTGCGCAGCGCACCGCGTGACTGCACGAACAGCGTGCGGTAGATGCTCTCGTGCGACACGTGCATCTCCGGGTCTTCGGGATAGGTGAGCTTGAGCCAGCCGGCGATCTGCTGGGGCGACCATCGTCGCTGAAGCTTCGCGGCCACGATGCCAGCCAGCACCGGGTTGGTGGCTAGCTTGCATGCCTTGGGTCGGGTCGCCCTGGCCCAGGCGTGCTGGTCCGCGGACGCGGCCCGGTAGCCACGCCGGCCGCCGTTGCTCGCGACCTCACGGCTGATCGTCGACGGCGAGCGACCCAACCCGGCCGCGATCGCCCGCAACGACAAGTCGGCGGCCAGGCCGCGGGAGATCTCCTCACGCTCCTCGAAGCCCAACCGGCCTGCTGAGCGGTGACGTGGGTCAGGTCTGATCCCGCCGCAACGCAGCAAGTAGGCCCGCACCGTGCTCGTCGACAATCCCAACGATCGCGCGGTCGGCTTCACCGCGTGCCCAGCACGCATCCGCGACCAGATCTCATCAATGTCTGCTGGCGACAACCTCTGATAGTTCTGACGCGCCATCGCGACCTCCTCGACTTAAGGAGTGTTGCGCTGACCGGTTGAGAACGCCGGCTGATACGCGCACTGCGCGCGGCGGCACCTGCGGCCGCTTCGATGGATCGAGCGTCGTTGAGAGGTGTCCGAGCGCTATGGTCGCCGCGTGGTTGCCCCTGCATCCCAGCACCAGACACTTCCCTCACTGTCGACAGATCGTCTCGTGCTTCGACCCGTCGAACTCGGGGATCTGGATCTGATGGTCGCCCTGAACTCCGATCCAGCAGTCATGACCTACATTCGAGGGCGCGGCGCGACCCCAGATGAAACCGCCGCAGAGTGGCGGCAGCGCCTTGACCACCAAAGCGATGCAGCGCGCGGACTCGGATACTGGGCCGGGTTCCATGCTGGCGTCTTCGTGGGATGGTGGTCGGCGTCGTCATTCGAAGGACGTCCCGAGATCTCTGGCATCGGCTACCGACTGCGAGCCTCGGGCTGGGGCCGCGGACTTGCCTCGGAGGGCGCCACCGTAATGATCCGACAGGCGTTCGCGTGCCGCGACATTGACCGGGTGTTCGCCTCCACCATGGCAGCGAATGCCGGGTCGCGCCGCGTGCTGGAGAAGTTGGGGATGACGAAGTACGCGTCGGGTGCGGTGTCTCAGGACAGGCAAGAGATACCTGGCTGGGAGCACGGCGAGGTGGCCTACGAACTTACCCGCGCCAAGTGGTCGCGTCCCACACTGGATAGGAACTAATCGTCCGTTGTCGCACGGCCTGTCATCGGCATGGCGGACGCACGAGTCGCGGCAGATCCGGGCGAGCATAGCCGCCCTCAAGGCGGCAGATCCGGGCGAGCGTAGCCGCCCTCAAGGCGGCCTGTGCGGGACGCCCCTCGACGTCGTGCCTGTCAATCGCCTTGTGCCCAAGCGGCGACCGGCAAGGACAGGTACACCCAACCTCTTTCGTCCCGCTGGCTTTGACCACCGCGTCGCAGAGCCGGTCACACCGCTCCTGACGTGTCTCGGCACGACTTGCGAACCACTTCGACCCAACCTCGATGACGACGTCCAGCCCGCCGGAATCGAAGGGGCCTCGTTGGCGGAATCGGACGTCCACGTCACCTGGCTGCAGCATGCCGCCGTACGGCTCCTCAGGACAATCAACAGCGAGTGAGACCGCGTGCGGGAGAGCCTCGGCGAGGGCCCGCAACTGTGCGGTGGCGATCAAAGGGTCGTGGGTGACCTCGGCGATGGGCATGGGGTGACGCTAGTTCCCCACATGGACGGGTGCGTCCTCTCGCGGCAGTTCCCGCGCACTATCAGCGGCAGATGAGTGCGTTGCCGTCTCGTCCCAAGAGACGACGCGCGTGAGGCTGACCTACTGCCCGACTCGGCCGTCGATGCACTCGCGCAGCAGGTCGGCGTGCCCGCAGTGCCGGGCGTACTCCTCGATCCGGTGGACCCACAACTCACGCACCGCGATACCACGTTCGCCGATCCGCTCAGCCGGGTCCGGATGTTCGGCCAACGCTAGGTCAGTAGCGGCCTGCTCCCGAGCAAGATCGTCGAGGGCGCCGTCGACCGTCGTCTGCTCGCCGACGGCTTGTTCGAAGTCGGCATCACACTCGCCGTACACCTTCGGCGCGGGCTCCCCCGGCACGATCCAGTTGCGCCAGTCCCGTTCCGCCTCGGCCAGGTGACGCAGGAGTCCAAGCAACGACATGGTCGACGGCGGCACCGAGCGGCGCGCCAACTGCTCGGGACTCAACCCCTCGCACTTCATCAACAGGGTCAAGCGATAACTG
The sequence above is drawn from the Nocardioides sp. zg-1228 genome and encodes:
- a CDS encoding XdhC/CoxI family protein, whose translation is MRDVLAELLQWWEAGETVGVGTVVATFRSAPRPPGASMLVGPDDTAVGSVSGGCVEGAVYELAQSVVASGVPVLERYGVSDDDAFAVGLTCGGILDVFVEQVSRETFPQLGEVVADIEAGRPVALATVIEHPDPDRVGRRLVLRPEGPAQGSLGSSRADAAVHDDALGLLAAGSNATLTYGPDGERRGEGMRVFVWGFAPKPRMLVFGAIDFAAAVAKVGSFLGYHVTVCDARPVFATTSRFPGADEVVVDWPHRYLRAEVDAGRVDRRTVLAVLTHDPRFDVPLLEVALRLDDDVRPAYIGAMGSRRTHEERLARLVEAGLGDAELSLLSSPIGLDLGARTPEETAVSIAAEIVARQWGGSGERLASTRGRIHHDD
- a CDS encoding IS30 family transposase: MARQNYQRLSPADIDEIWSRMRAGHAVKPTARSLGLSTSTVRAYLLRCGGIRPDPRHRSAGRLGFEEREEISRGLAADLSLRAIAAGLGRSPSTISREVASNGGRRGYRAASADQHAWARATRPKACKLATNPVLAGIVAAKLQRRWSPQQIAGWLKLTYPEDPEMHVSHESIYRTLFVQSRGALRKELTAYLRTGRVIRRVHGVRLPDGRGGRPGIVNISERPAEAEDRAVPGHWEGDLVFGKQMSPVATLVERSTRYLLLVGLPGGSHKADVVADALAAAVAHLPAQLAKSLTWDQGHEMAEHKRFTNETGIQVYFCDPKSPWQRGSNENTNGLLRQYLPRRVDFKTLTQVDLDAIALELNDRPRQTLGFKTPSQALAEVLH
- a CDS encoding GNAT family N-acetyltransferase → MSERYGRRVVAPASQHQTLPSLSTDRLVLRPVELGDLDLMVALNSDPAVMTYIRGRGATPDETAAEWRQRLDHQSDAARGLGYWAGFHAGVFVGWWSASSFEGRPEISGIGYRLRASGWGRGLASEGATVMIRQAFACRDIDRVFASTMAANAGSRRVLEKLGMTKYASGAVSQDRQEIPGWEHGEVAYELTRAKWSRPTLDRN
- a CDS encoding DinB family protein, which translates into the protein MKDVPERWSQASVYPDMWADPADDPRYSDGVSPDGELATVQDYLSSYRLTLLMKCEGLSPEQLARRSVPPSTMSLLGLLRHLAEAERDWRNWIVPGEPAPKVYGECDADFEQAVGEQTTVDGALDDLAREQAATDLALAEHPDPAERIGERGIAVRELWVHRIEEYARHCGHADLLRECIDGRVGQ